From Leptolyngbya sp. 'hensonii':
TTCCTCACCACCAAAAATCCAGTTCTTATGGGGCAATAGGGGAGGAGTGAGTTCATACTCACCTCCGGTGGGCTTGATGACAAGATGAATTCCCTCACAACCTGCTGCAACTGCAACAGTCATAGTGGTGGTAGCCCGAAGAATGTCAATGCAGAGGATGGCGGTTTGATTGAGAAAATCCCGATCAAGATACTTTGCTTTATCTGTGAATTCTCGTGTTGTTGAAGAACCAAAGCATTGGAAGTCCTTGATAGCCATCGAAACATAAGAATTGGGCGAATCCTTCATGAGCGACTCTCCAAAAAATTGGTGTTTCTGAGGGTAGAAATACTCACGAAAGTGGTATCTCTACCCTATTAGGATTTACTCGATTGCGTCTGCTCCAATGGCGCGTAAAGCAGCTCGAGAAACTTCAATGTCCTGTTCTACGGTGCCTCCTGCTACACCAATGGCTCCCACAAATACACCGTTAAAGCGAATGGGAAATCCCCCGCCCACGTTGGTTAACAAATTGCCTGAAGCCATAGGTAGAGTAATTGCCAGGTCAGCGTTCATCCAACCTGTCGCTCGACGAGTGGAAGCAGCTGTTTGAGCTTTGCGGCGGCAGGTTTCAGCAGAGTGAGGTGTGGCACCATCTCCATGAATGTATGCCACTTCAATCATGAGTGCATTGAAAACCGAGATCGACATAGCCAAGCCTCGATTCTCTCCTTCTGTTAAGGCGGCACGGGCGGCTTCTACAGCTGTAGAAGCCGTAATCAAATCAACACTTCTGGAAGTGGTAGTGATGTGAGTTGTCACCATATTTGATTCCTCTTTGTGTGAATTGGGAACTAACAGAAGAACTCTGTTGTCATTGATTATGCACACTGAGTTGAGAGGTGAAAATACAGTGCAACTTAGTGATTTTGCGTTAGCTTACTTCGAATAGCTAGCTCAAATAGGCTAATCCAAATTAGCGAAATTCAATTGCATTGCA
This genomic window contains:
- a CDS encoding heme-binding protein, which translates into the protein MVTTHITTTSRSVDLITASTAVEAARAALTEGENRGLAMSISVFNALMIEVAYIHGDGATPHSAETCRRKAQTAASTRRATGWMNADLAITLPMASGNLLTNVGGGFPIRFNGVFVGAIGVAGGTVEQDIEVSRAALRAIGADAIE